Proteins co-encoded in one Leucobacter exalbidus genomic window:
- the pstS gene encoding phosphate ABC transporter substrate-binding protein PstS, producing the protein MKLSALTKVAAISGLAALTLTSCAANEQAPAASDGETSSSSLAGELIGAGASSQDAAQNAWIAGFQTANSGVTVNYDPTGSGAGRETFQQGASSFAGSDRAFEAEEITAGPFEACAVDSGIVEFPAYISPIALIFNVEGVESLKLDAPTVAQIFEGKIAKWNDPAIADQNEGVELPDLAITAVHRSDESGTTENFTDYLAAAAPDDWSVGAIESWPSEFGGEGAQGTSGVVAAVTSGVGTIGYADASQAGELSTVEIKVGEEYVAYTPEAAAAIVDASPLEEGRGATDLAITLDRKSTESGVYPIVLVSYLVGCEAYADPANAELVKSYFSYIVSEEGQSAAAEAAGSAPITASLRDKITPAIDAIS; encoded by the coding sequence GTGAAGCTCTCAGCTCTGACCAAGGTCGCAGCCATCAGCGGCCTCGCAGCACTTACTCTGACCTCTTGCGCAGCCAACGAGCAGGCCCCCGCGGCTTCTGACGGCGAGACCTCATCGTCATCGCTCGCCGGTGAGCTCATCGGTGCAGGCGCGTCGTCACAGGATGCCGCGCAGAACGCATGGATCGCTGGGTTCCAGACCGCCAACTCAGGCGTTACGGTCAACTACGACCCGACCGGCTCAGGTGCCGGCCGCGAAACGTTCCAGCAGGGTGCCAGCTCATTCGCTGGTTCAGACCGCGCGTTCGAGGCCGAAGAAATCACCGCCGGCCCCTTTGAAGCTTGCGCCGTAGACAGCGGCATCGTCGAGTTCCCCGCATACATCTCGCCCATCGCGTTGATCTTCAATGTCGAAGGTGTCGAAAGCCTCAAGCTTGATGCGCCCACCGTTGCGCAGATCTTCGAGGGCAAGATCGCCAAGTGGAATGATCCGGCAATTGCTGATCAGAACGAAGGCGTCGAACTCCCCGATCTCGCAATCACCGCGGTACACCGCTCTGATGAGTCGGGCACGACCGAAAACTTCACCGATTACCTCGCAGCGGCAGCCCCCGATGACTGGTCTGTCGGCGCGATCGAGTCATGGCCCTCAGAGTTCGGCGGCGAGGGTGCCCAGGGCACCTCGGGCGTCGTTGCAGCGGTCACCTCGGGTGTCGGCACCATCGGTTACGCCGATGCGTCACAGGCTGGCGAGCTCAGCACCGTCGAGATCAAGGTCGGCGAAGAGTACGTCGCGTACACCCCCGAGGCCGCAGCGGCCATCGTTGACGCGTCACCGCTCGAAGAGGGCCGCGGCGCCACCGACCTCGCGATCACGCTCGACCGAAAGTCGACCGAGAGCGGCGTCTACCCGATCGTGCTCGTGAGCTACCTCGTCGGCTGCGAAGCCTACGCAGACCCCGCGAACGCAGAGCTCGTGAAGTCGTACTTCAGCTACATCGTGAGCGAAGAGGGCCAGTCGGCCGCCGCCGAGGCAGCGGGCAGCGCGCCCATCACCGCCTCACTGCGCGACAAGATCACCCCCGCGATCGACGCCATCAGCTAG
- a CDS encoding winged helix-turn-helix transcriptional regulator, translated as MQLLCLTDRAPADALPSLELLVHDLRVSPLGLRLPPAMRSQYDCIIVDGSHNVRLAREVCKELASTSCAPRIAVLPESALGVVQPDWGVSDVLLPGAGPAEIELRLRLLRPAVNVAEQGAQTEVHAAGVVIDEANFTARLHGRPLDLTYKEFELLYFLVAHPERVFTREQLLSEVWGTDYFGGTRTVDVHVRRLRAKLGEHDGLISTVRGVGYGFARARDTPEDDHQADAE; from the coding sequence ATGCAGCTACTCTGCCTCACTGACCGCGCCCCGGCAGATGCCCTGCCCTCGCTTGAGCTGCTGGTCCACGACCTGCGGGTTTCCCCGCTGGGGCTGCGGTTACCGCCCGCCATGCGCTCGCAGTATGACTGCATCATTGTCGACGGTTCGCACAATGTGCGGCTTGCGCGCGAGGTGTGTAAAGAGCTCGCCTCCACCAGTTGCGCCCCGCGCATCGCGGTGCTCCCCGAGTCTGCGCTCGGCGTGGTGCAGCCCGACTGGGGTGTCAGCGACGTGTTGCTTCCCGGCGCCGGGCCCGCAGAGATTGAACTGCGTCTGCGGCTTTTGCGCCCCGCGGTCAACGTGGCCGAGCAGGGCGCCCAAACTGAGGTGCACGCCGCCGGTGTAGTCATCGACGAGGCCAACTTCACCGCCCGCCTCCACGGCCGGCCACTCGACCTGACCTACAAAGAGTTTGAGCTGCTCTACTTCTTAGTCGCGCACCCCGAGCGCGTGTTCACACGTGAACAGCTGCTGTCTGAGGTGTGGGGCACCGACTACTTCGGCGGCACCCGCACGGTTGACGTGCATGTGCGCAGGTTGCGTGCCAAGCTGGGTGAGCACGATGGCCTCATCAGCACGGTGCGCGGCGTGGGCTACGGCTTTGCCCGTGCGCGCGACACGCCCGAGGATGACCATCAGGCAGACGCCGAGTAA
- the mshD gene encoding mycothiol synthase codes for MSNPQLHAVTQPESLAHARALLTEIELADGASPVSDQAMLAAAAGLRELFLITAGDPLPASHSIPADLAGVGIIGEGELDLAIIAGLRSPEFTAQTLRLLLERAPGEVRSWVHGDRPETDAALTAAGFHPARSLYRMALDPDLLPTDQVAPLALPTPAGLRLRAFGAEASVDADAAAWVAANAAAFATHPEQGRITVADFAQMRLEPWFDSDDLLLLDAGGELAGSTWVKTLRDGGDVSCELYAVGVRPSYAGQGLGKLLLRATLARMAEHRPSAVSLYVDGDNSTAVGLYERAEFTIDSRSRQWLRPDLGTPSDRMDT; via the coding sequence ATGTCGAACCCGCAACTGCACGCTGTGACACAGCCCGAATCGCTGGCGCACGCCCGCGCGCTGCTCACCGAGATTGAGCTCGCCGACGGCGCATCGCCCGTATCTGACCAGGCAATGCTGGCCGCGGCCGCCGGCCTCCGCGAGCTGTTTCTCATCACGGCGGGCGACCCGCTCCCCGCGAGCCACTCCATTCCCGCAGACCTTGCGGGCGTCGGCATCATCGGCGAGGGCGAGCTCGACCTCGCCATCATCGCGGGCCTGCGCTCCCCCGAATTCACGGCGCAGACCCTGCGCCTGCTGCTCGAGCGTGCCCCGGGCGAAGTGCGCTCGTGGGTGCACGGCGACCGCCCCGAGACCGATGCCGCGCTGACCGCGGCGGGTTTCCACCCCGCACGGTCGCTGTACCGCATGGCTCTTGATCCGGATCTGCTGCCCACCGACCAAGTTGCGCCGCTCGCGCTTCCCACCCCCGCCGGGCTGCGGTTGCGGGCGTTTGGCGCGGAGGCGAGCGTCGACGCCGATGCGGCCGCGTGGGTCGCGGCGAACGCTGCCGCGTTCGCGACGCACCCCGAGCAGGGCCGCATCACGGTCGCCGATTTCGCCCAGATGCGCCTCGAGCCCTGGTTTGACAGTGATGATTTGCTGCTGCTCGACGCGGGCGGCGAGCTTGCCGGATCAACCTGGGTGAAGACGCTGCGCGATGGCGGCGACGTGTCGTGCGAGCTGTACGCCGTGGGCGTGCGCCCCAGCTATGCGGGCCAGGGATTGGGCAAGCTGCTACTCCGGGCCACGCTCGCGCGCATGGCCGAGCACCGCCCCAGCGCCGTCAGCCTGTACGTCGACGGTGACAACAGCACCGCCGTGGGGCTGTATGAACGCGCCGAGTTCACCATTGATTCACGTAGCCGCCAGTGGCTAAGGCCCGATTTGGGCACCCCTAGTGACAGAATGGACACATGA
- the pstA gene encoding phosphate ABC transporter permease PstA, with protein MSQLTNAAPDRATRPPITVRPVQAGSSLAGNRLSKRAPWILLGASYVASIALFILLAVANGSEFSLVGAAVVGALGYLVIIWIMSSLIEGRRQALDRLVTGLVTGAFALAMVPLISVGITVVSNGVARFDVEFFNSSMRNVTGEGGGALHAMYGTLLITLAATIIAVPMGLLTSIYLVEYGRGRLARTITFLIDVMTGIPSIVAGLFAYAIFAMFLGPGVRMGIVGAVSLAVLMIPVVVRSSEEMLRLVPNELREAAYALGVPKWRTIIKVVLPTSIAGITTGIMLAIARVIGETAPLLITAGFTASMNLNLFSDRMQSLPVYVYTQFANQGNPAFAFIERSWAAALLLIVIVMVLNLLARLIAKWFSPKFGR; from the coding sequence ATGAGCCAGCTCACGAACGCTGCTCCGGATCGGGCGACCCGCCCGCCGATCACCGTGCGCCCCGTACAGGCCGGTTCGAGCCTCGCCGGTAACCGGCTCTCGAAGCGCGCCCCCTGGATTCTGCTGGGTGCAAGCTATGTCGCGTCGATCGCGCTGTTCATCCTGCTCGCTGTCGCCAACGGGTCTGAGTTCTCGCTCGTCGGCGCTGCTGTGGTGGGTGCCCTGGGCTACCTCGTCATCATCTGGATAATGTCGAGCCTCATCGAGGGTCGCCGTCAGGCGCTTGATCGCCTCGTCACCGGCCTCGTCACCGGCGCGTTCGCGCTTGCCATGGTGCCGCTGATCTCGGTGGGCATCACTGTTGTGTCGAACGGTGTCGCCCGCTTCGACGTCGAGTTCTTCAACTCCTCGATGCGCAACGTCACCGGTGAGGGCGGCGGCGCGCTGCACGCCATGTACGGCACCCTGCTGATCACACTGGCGGCCACGATCATCGCTGTGCCGATGGGCCTGCTCACCTCGATCTACCTCGTCGAGTACGGCCGCGGCCGCCTCGCCCGCACCATCACCTTCCTCATCGACGTGATGACCGGTATCCCCTCGATCGTCGCGGGCCTGTTCGCGTACGCGATCTTCGCCATGTTCCTCGGCCCCGGCGTGCGCATGGGCATCGTGGGCGCGGTCTCGCTTGCGGTGCTGATGATCCCGGTCGTCGTGCGCTCGAGCGAAGAGATGCTGCGCCTCGTGCCCAACGAACTGCGTGAGGCCGCCTACGCCCTCGGCGTGCCCAAGTGGCGCACCATCATCAAGGTTGTGCTGCCCACCTCAATCGCGGGCATCACCACGGGCATCATGCTCGCCATCGCCCGCGTCATCGGCGAGACGGCCCCGCTGCTCATCACCGCCGGCTTCACCGCATCGATGAACCTGAACCTGTTCTCAGACCGCATGCAGTCGCTGCCCGTGTACGTGTACACGCAGTTCGCCAACCAGGGCAACCCGGCCTTCGCGTTCATCGAGCGCTCGTGGGCCGCCGCGCTGCTGCTGATTGTCATCGTGATGGTACTCAACCTGCTGGCACGACTCATCGCTAAGTGGTTCTCGCCGAAGTTCGGCCGCTAA
- a CDS encoding NUDIX hydrolase, whose translation MSREILAAGTVCWRRVPAEAAARSGTGTPASATTVAGGSAATAGAAVVPPVDQLMVLLIHRTKQGDVSFPKGKVDPGESMPQAAVRETHEETGLQVSLGLNLGTINYTVGDTARKTVQYWAAEVTPACALASTFTPNREVQALEWVPASRARARLSYKADRELFDVFLRLASHDLLDTFSVTLLRHAKAAPRSPLSPEDHQRPLTTVGDEQAEVLVPSLAAFGPRRIYSSTAVRCLETVAPIAEHLDKRVRANEALSQDFWDAGDLSLTRSLVGKIVKRGKNAIVCSHRPVLPDLARELVLATGSVPGDYLAEATALPPGGFSVFHFSRTRPGAGILGVEMYPFKH comes from the coding sequence TTGAGTCGCGAAATTCTTGCCGCGGGCACCGTCTGCTGGCGTCGCGTGCCCGCCGAAGCCGCTGCCCGATCGGGCACGGGCACCCCGGCGAGCGCTACGACCGTCGCGGGCGGCTCGGCCGCTACGGCCGGCGCCGCTGTGGTGCCCCCCGTTGATCAGCTGATGGTGTTGCTCATTCACCGCACCAAACAGGGTGATGTGTCCTTCCCCAAGGGCAAGGTTGACCCCGGCGAGAGCATGCCACAGGCGGCCGTGCGCGAAACGCACGAGGAGACCGGGCTGCAGGTCTCGCTCGGCCTCAACCTGGGCACCATTAACTACACCGTGGGCGATACCGCCCGCAAAACGGTGCAGTACTGGGCCGCTGAGGTGACCCCCGCGTGTGCGCTGGCGTCTACGTTCACCCCCAATCGTGAGGTGCAGGCCCTCGAGTGGGTGCCCGCGTCGCGTGCCCGCGCCCGTCTGAGCTATAAAGCCGACCGCGAGCTCTTTGACGTGTTTTTGCGGCTGGCTTCGCACGATCTGCTCGACACGTTCTCGGTGACGCTGCTGCGGCATGCCAAGGCCGCGCCGCGCAGCCCGCTCTCCCCCGAGGATCACCAGCGGCCGCTCACCACGGTGGGTGACGAACAGGCCGAGGTGTTGGTGCCGTCGCTTGCAGCCTTCGGGCCGCGGCGCATCTACTCGTCGACGGCGGTGCGCTGCCTCGAGACCGTGGCGCCGATTGCCGAGCACCTTGACAAGCGGGTGCGCGCTAACGAGGCGCTGAGCCAAGATTTTTGGGATGCCGGCGATTTATCGCTCACCCGTTCACTCGTGGGCAAAATCGTGAAGCGTGGCAAGAACGCGATTGTGTGCAGCCACCGGCCGGTGCTGCCCGATCTCGCCCGCGAACTCGTGCTCGCCACCGGCAGCGTGCCCGGTGACTATTTGGCCGAGGCGACCGCGCTGCCGCCCGGCGGATTTTCGGTGTTTCACTTCTCACGCACCCGCCCGGGTGCTGGCATTCTTGGGGTCGAAATGTACCCCTTTAAGCATTGA
- a CDS encoding RNA degradosome polyphosphate kinase produces MSEETSIVQGVEALPADRYIDRELSWLAFNQRVLELAEDATVPLLERANFLAIFASNLDEFFMVRVAGLKRRIVTGLAVPTNVGRAPTDVLADINRVAYELQLRHATCFKEQVQPKLAEAGIRIVEWSELDSADREILTNYYEHNIYPVLMPLAVDPAHPFPYISGRALNVSIRVFNPNTEKTEFARLKVPQMIPRYVRVDRRETEDDVRYIPLEALIANQLDGLFPGMQVLDHHVFRVTRNEDMEIEEDETENLIQALEKELLRRRFGPPIRLEISDDMDEATLDLLVREFDIDAEQVYTLPAPLDLSGLFALARIPRPDLKFAPHIPVTHPKFRTNSPSDKPDTFAAIARREVLVHHPYESFATSVQAFLEQAATDPDVLAIKQTLYRTSGDSPIVAALIKAAEAGKQVLALVEVKARFDEEANISWARKLEQAGVHVVYGMVGLKTHCKLVQVIRDEGDRLAHYCHIGTGNYNPKTSRIYEDFGLFTSSPDVGRDVTKLFNVLSGYAIETDYDRLLVAPLQLRQGLLDRIAREADNARAGLPSGIKLKANSMVDEAIIDALYVASQAGVPIEVWVRGICSIRAGVPGLSETIQVRSVLGRYLEHSRIYAFENAGSREIFIGSADLMHRNLDRRIEVLVQLTDREHLARIDRFFEFAFSDEVSSWRMLADGTWQRRIVNERGDLLPDLQDLVMNDRTQARSRRPR; encoded by the coding sequence ATGAGCGAAGAAACCAGCATCGTCCAGGGCGTAGAAGCCCTGCCGGCAGACCGCTACATCGATCGCGAGCTCAGTTGGCTCGCATTTAATCAGCGCGTCCTTGAGCTCGCTGAGGATGCCACGGTTCCGCTGCTTGAGCGCGCAAACTTTCTCGCGATCTTCGCGTCAAACCTCGACGAGTTCTTTATGGTGCGCGTCGCCGGGTTGAAGCGCCGCATCGTCACCGGTCTCGCCGTGCCCACCAATGTGGGGCGCGCCCCCACTGACGTGCTCGCCGACATTAACCGGGTTGCCTACGAACTGCAACTGCGGCACGCGACCTGCTTTAAGGAGCAGGTGCAGCCCAAGCTTGCCGAGGCCGGCATTCGTATCGTCGAGTGGTCAGAGCTTGATAGCGCAGACCGCGAAATTCTCACGAACTACTACGAGCACAACATTTACCCCGTGCTGATGCCGCTCGCTGTTGACCCGGCTCACCCGTTCCCCTACATTTCGGGCCGCGCCCTCAACGTGTCGATTCGCGTGTTCAACCCCAACACCGAAAAGACCGAGTTTGCGCGCCTCAAGGTGCCGCAAATGATTCCGCGTTATGTGCGCGTGGATCGCCGCGAAACCGAAGACGATGTGCGTTACATTCCGCTCGAAGCGCTCATCGCGAACCAGCTCGACGGGCTCTTCCCCGGCATGCAGGTACTCGACCACCACGTCTTCCGTGTCACACGCAACGAAGACATGGAGATCGAGGAAGACGAGACCGAGAACCTCATTCAGGCGCTCGAGAAAGAGCTGCTGCGTCGCCGCTTCGGCCCGCCCATTCGCCTCGAGATCTCTGATGACATGGACGAGGCCACTCTCGACCTGCTCGTGCGCGAGTTCGATATCGATGCCGAGCAGGTGTACACGCTGCCCGCGCCGCTCGATCTGAGTGGCCTGTTCGCGCTCGCACGCATTCCCCGCCCAGACCTCAAGTTTGCGCCGCATATTCCGGTCACGCACCCGAAGTTTCGCACGAACTCGCCCAGTGACAAGCCCGATACGTTCGCGGCGATCGCACGCCGCGAGGTGCTCGTGCACCACCCGTACGAGTCATTCGCCACGAGTGTGCAGGCGTTCCTCGAGCAGGCAGCCACCGACCCCGATGTGCTCGCTATTAAGCAGACCCTGTACCGCACCTCGGGCGATAGCCCCATCGTTGCCGCGCTGATCAAGGCGGCCGAGGCCGGCAAGCAGGTGCTCGCGCTCGTTGAGGTGAAGGCCCGCTTCGATGAGGAAGCCAACATTTCGTGGGCCCGCAAACTGGAGCAGGCTGGTGTGCACGTGGTGTACGGCATGGTGGGCCTGAAGACCCACTGCAAGCTTGTGCAGGTGATTCGCGACGAGGGCGACCGGCTCGCGCACTACTGCCACATCGGCACCGGTAACTACAACCCGAAGACCAGCCGCATCTACGAAGACTTTGGGCTGTTCACCTCGTCACCCGACGTGGGGCGCGACGTCACGAAGCTCTTCAATGTGCTCTCGGGCTACGCCATCGAAACCGATTACGACCGGTTGCTCGTGGCCCCGCTGCAGCTGCGCCAAGGTCTGCTCGACCGCATCGCCCGCGAGGCCGATAACGCCCGCGCCGGGCTGCCCAGTGGCATCAAGTTGAAGGCCAACTCGATGGTCGACGAGGCCATCATCGATGCGCTGTACGTGGCCAGCCAGGCCGGAGTGCCTATCGAGGTCTGGGTACGCGGCATTTGCTCGATTCGCGCCGGGGTCCCCGGGCTGTCTGAAACGATTCAGGTGCGCTCGGTGCTCGGCCGTTACCTCGAGCACTCACGCATCTACGCTTTTGAGAATGCCGGATCGCGTGAGATCTTCATCGGCAGCGCCGACCTCATGCACCGCAACCTCGATCGCCGCATCGAGGTGCTCGTGCAGTTGACCGACCGTGAGCACCTCGCGCGCATCGACCGCTTCTTTGAGTTTGCGTTCAGCGACGAAGTATCGTCGTGGCGCATGCTCGCCGATGGTACCTGGCAGCGCCGAATTGTTAATGAGCGAGGTGACCTGCTCCCAGACCTGCAAGACCTCGTGATGAACGACCGCACCCAGGCGCGGTCACGGAGACCCCGTTGA
- a CDS encoding CapA family protein — MNGIKKYALAMSAALLVLASVGCAPEPGTEADTKTSTSATDASAEESGAGESDAAATPEAPAAEPVSLPGAGPECPTDHCVSVAVSGDLLFHEGLWSQYAIETNEAGQNFDFVPLLEGQKAYLDQTDLAVCQMETPLAPVGGPYLGYPAFSTPPELAAAVKAVGYDVCTTASNHTVDQGTEGLLRTLDGLDAAGIAHTGSYRAEGDRDEPLIVEANGAKVAILTSTFSLNGLNAEHDWQVDFRMEEPRVDPERMIIKAQKARDMGADLVIGVQHIGEEYWSEPTPGQMELAHQLHDSGLFDFVYQHHAHAVQPLEDYNGKWVLYGTGNTISESAPAAQQVNNEFLMTRVQFAKQADGTWTTNDVAWNAATNTQDGAYKWCSVMPDQPQGVCQSPEFDSGVLSRTAATVNAMGAAESGAHEWLVTQE; from the coding sequence ATGAACGGGATCAAGAAATATGCACTGGCAATGTCGGCGGCGCTGCTCGTCTTAGCTTCGGTGGGCTGTGCGCCAGAGCCCGGCACTGAAGCCGATACCAAGACCTCAACGTCTGCAACAGATGCCAGCGCTGAGGAGTCAGGCGCGGGCGAATCAGACGCTGCGGCCACCCCTGAGGCACCCGCGGCCGAGCCCGTGTCGCTGCCCGGCGCTGGCCCCGAGTGCCCCACTGACCACTGCGTGAGCGTGGCGGTGTCGGGTGACCTGTTGTTCCACGAAGGACTGTGGTCGCAGTACGCGATCGAAACGAACGAGGCGGGTCAGAACTTTGACTTCGTGCCTTTGCTCGAGGGCCAGAAGGCGTATCTCGACCAGACCGATCTTGCGGTGTGCCAGATGGAGACGCCCCTCGCCCCGGTGGGCGGCCCCTACCTGGGATACCCGGCGTTCAGCACACCGCCCGAGCTCGCAGCCGCGGTGAAGGCCGTCGGCTACGACGTGTGCACCACCGCCTCAAACCACACGGTGGATCAGGGTACCGAGGGGCTGCTGCGCACCCTCGATGGGCTCGATGCCGCGGGGATCGCGCACACCGGCTCGTACCGTGCCGAGGGCGATCGTGACGAACCGCTGATCGTTGAAGCGAACGGCGCGAAGGTGGCCATCTTGACCTCGACGTTCTCGCTGAACGGGCTGAACGCTGAGCACGACTGGCAGGTGGACTTTCGCATGGAAGAGCCGCGCGTTGATCCCGAGCGCATGATTATCAAGGCGCAGAAGGCGCGCGACATGGGCGCCGATCTCGTCATCGGTGTGCAGCACATTGGCGAGGAATACTGGTCAGAGCCGACACCGGGTCAGATGGAACTGGCACACCAGCTGCACGACAGCGGGCTGTTTGACTTTGTCTACCAGCACCACGCACACGCCGTGCAGCCGCTCGAAGACTACAACGGTAAGTGGGTGCTCTACGGCACCGGCAACACCATTAGCGAATCAGCGCCCGCGGCGCAGCAGGTGAACAACGAGTTCTTGATGACGCGAGTGCAGTTCGCGAAGCAGGCCGACGGCACTTGGACCACCAACGATGTGGCCTGGAACGCGGCCACGAACACCCAAGATGGTGCGTATAAGTGGTGCTCGGTGATGCCCGATCAGCCGCAGGGTGTGTGCCAGTCACCCGAGTTCGACAGCGGTGTGCTGTCGCGCACGGCCGCCACGGTGAACGCGATGGGCGCTGCAGAATCAGGCGCACACGAGTGGCTCGTGACGCAGGAGTAG
- a CDS encoding diacylglycerol/lipid kinase family protein yields the protein MTGAPRSPAHLPFALVVNPASALGRGPRVAAKVGRALRAAGVTWVTISASSAAESQRQLAQEIAGGLRGLILVGGDGLISTVLQVPTARKLPIGIVPAGSGNDFARQFDLPRHPATAVTGLLAAEVRPRRVDLGRVTFHGADGSPREHWFAGGLSIGFDAAINRRANALRLPIGPLRYAYGLIAEILALRTRTFRISQQTPRTQTPHTQQTADRSYTGLLATVMNIRTLGGGIPISPLSRTDDGRLELVEVSHARKLRLFSVLGLLARGQHTTLPEVRITSVESVCIDAGDEIAFADGDEVGVGPFHVQSMPGALTVLAA from the coding sequence TTGACCGGCGCCCCGCGCTCGCCCGCTCATCTCCCCTTCGCGCTCGTCGTGAACCCCGCTTCAGCGCTGGGGCGGGGGCCGCGGGTGGCAGCGAAGGTGGGCCGTGCCCTGCGCGCGGCCGGGGTGACCTGGGTCACGATTTCGGCGTCTTCGGCGGCTGAGAGCCAGCGGCAGCTGGCGCAAGAGATTGCTGGCGGCCTGCGCGGCCTGATTTTGGTCGGCGGCGACGGGCTCATCAGCACCGTGTTGCAGGTGCCCACGGCCAGAAAGCTGCCCATCGGCATCGTGCCCGCGGGCAGCGGCAACGATTTTGCGCGCCAGTTTGATCTGCCGCGCCACCCCGCCACCGCGGTGACGGGGCTGCTCGCCGCCGAAGTGCGACCGCGGCGGGTCGACCTTGGGAGGGTCACATTTCACGGCGCTGATGGCAGCCCTCGCGAGCATTGGTTCGCGGGCGGGCTCTCCATCGGCTTTGATGCCGCGATCAATCGTCGTGCGAACGCGCTGCGGCTGCCCATCGGCCCGCTGCGCTACGCCTACGGTCTGATCGCCGAGATCTTGGCGCTGCGCACGCGCACGTTCCGCATCTCGCAGCAGACCCCGCGCACACAGACCCCGCACACGCAGCAGACCGCTGACCGCAGCTACACCGGGCTGTTGGCCACGGTGATGAACATTCGCACGCTCGGCGGCGGGATCCCAATCTCACCTCTATCGCGTACTGATGACGGGCGGCTCGAGCTGGTCGAGGTATCGCACGCCCGCAAGCTGCGGCTGTTCAGCGTGCTGGGGCTGCTCGCCCGCGGCCAACACACCACCCTCCCCGAGGTGCGCATCACCTCGGTGGAGAGTGTGTGTATCGACGCGGGCGATGAGATCGCATTTGCCGACGGCGACGAAGTGGGCGTTGGCCCGTTTCATGTGCAGTCGATGCCCGGCGCGCTCACTGTTCTAGCGGCGTAG
- the pstC gene encoding phosphate ABC transporter permease subunit PstC — MRASASRSKTVLSIGDRVFSRAAVFAGSMILVTLGAVALFLIVRSIPAFNATNETASLLTSNFWSYVGPLVFGTVWAAALALLFALPLSIGIALFISHFAPRRLAQLLGYIVDLLAAVPSVVFGLWGIGVLAPTIRPVYVWLNDNLGWIPLFGGVVSGTGRTILTAAIVLAVMILPIMTAICREVFLQAPKLQEEAALALGATRWEMIKLAVLPFGRPGIVSAAMLGLGRALGETMAVAMVLSATGLVSLKLLTSENPSTIAANIALSFPEAYGENINILIATGLILFIVTFLVNALARWIVSRRAEFQEAN, encoded by the coding sequence CTGCGTGCCTCAGCATCACGGTCTAAGACCGTGCTGAGCATCGGCGACCGCGTTTTCTCACGCGCCGCTGTCTTCGCAGGCAGCATGATTCTTGTCACTCTCGGCGCCGTCGCGCTGTTTCTCATTGTGCGCAGTATCCCCGCGTTCAACGCGACCAATGAGACCGCCTCGCTACTCACCAGCAACTTCTGGTCGTACGTTGGCCCGCTCGTGTTCGGTACGGTGTGGGCTGCGGCCCTCGCGCTACTGTTCGCGCTGCCGCTGTCGATCGGCATCGCGCTCTTCATCTCGCACTTCGCGCCCCGGCGCCTCGCGCAGCTGCTCGGCTACATCGTCGACCTGCTCGCCGCGGTGCCCAGCGTGGTCTTCGGCCTGTGGGGCATCGGTGTGCTCGCGCCCACCATTCGCCCCGTGTATGTGTGGCTGAATGACAATCTCGGCTGGATCCCCCTCTTCGGCGGGGTTGTCTCGGGCACTGGCCGCACGATTCTCACCGCGGCCATCGTGCTCGCGGTGATGATCCTGCCGATCATGACCGCCATTTGCCGCGAGGTGTTCCTCCAGGCTCCCAAGCTGCAGGAGGAGGCCGCGCTCGCGCTCGGCGCCACCCGCTGGGAAATGATCAAGCTCGCGGTGCTGCCCTTCGGCCGCCCCGGTATCGTCTCGGCGGCCATGCTCGGCCTCGGACGCGCGCTGGGCGAGACCATGGCCGTTGCCATGGTGCTCTCGGCCACCGGCCTCGTCAGCCTGAAGCTACTCACCTCTGAGAACCCCTCCACGATCGCCGCAAATATTGCGCTGTCGTTCCCCGAGGCTTACGGCGAGAACATCAACATTCTCATCGCCACCGGCCTCATCCTCTTCATCGTGACGTTCCTCGTGAACGCCCTCGCGCGCTGGATCGTTAGCCGCCGCGCCGAATTCCAGGAGGCAAACTGA